A genomic segment from Thiomicrorhabdus aquaedulcis encodes:
- a CDS encoding universal stress protein, translating into MNFKHILFMSQNIPNDQALFDWILRLAQQHNAHLTVLSVLPELTANLTDWIKNYLPGDIIAQQTQNALSAMHPWAMQANQVGVHLSTQVEFGKPFYKAIQTVLKTNVDLMIKQTDQIESSLSHYVFGSQDLHLLRKCPCPVLLHKQGTSLPFERVMASIDVDIDAENLAPNHLNESILSLALAMAEHDDSALSVVHAWQAEAENLMRYWNSDLSDVDVLRFTESVHQQHAWALDHEIAAYRARKPNLNVMLPKGRAEQVIPQIAQDQNIDLIVMGTLGRSGLPGLVIGNTAETILEQIQCSVLAVKPSGFVSPITV; encoded by the coding sequence ATGAACTTTAAACACATCTTATTCATGTCGCAAAACATCCCAAACGATCAAGCGTTGTTTGACTGGATTCTTAGGCTCGCTCAACAACATAATGCCCACCTTACGGTGTTAAGCGTACTGCCCGAGCTGACAGCCAATTTAACCGATTGGATAAAAAACTACTTGCCCGGCGATATTATCGCGCAACAAACCCAAAACGCTTTATCGGCTATGCACCCTTGGGCTATGCAAGCCAATCAAGTGGGAGTGCACTTAAGCACCCAAGTTGAATTTGGAAAACCTTTTTACAAAGCCATTCAAACTGTCTTAAAAACCAACGTCGACTTGATGATAAAGCAAACCGATCAAATTGAATCATCTTTAAGCCATTATGTGTTTGGTAGTCAAGACCTGCATTTATTGCGCAAATGCCCCTGCCCCGTACTGTTGCATAAACAAGGCACTAGCTTACCTTTTGAGCGTGTTATGGCCAGTATAGACGTGGACATTGATGCTGAAAACCTTGCGCCAAACCATCTTAATGAATCTATTTTAAGTTTAGCGTTGGCCATGGCAGAACACGATGATTCGGCCTTATCCGTTGTACACGCATGGCAAGCAGAAGCCGAAAATCTAATGCGTTACTGGAACAGCGACCTGTCGGATGTTGATGTATTACGTTTTACCGAAAGCGTCCATCAGCAACATGCCTGGGCGCTCGACCATGAAATAGCCGCGTATCGAGCACGCAAACCTAATTTAAATGTCATGCTGCCTAAAGGTCGTGCAGAACAGGTGATTCCACAAATAGCCCAAGACCAAAACATTGACTTAATTGTGATGGGAACCCTTGGACGCAGTGGTTTACCAGGCCTGGTCATTGGCAATACCGCCGAAACGATTTTGGAGCAAATTCAATGCTCGGTCTTGGCCGTAAAACCTTCTGGGTTTGTTTCACCTATTACCGTTTAA
- the gspM gene encoding type II secretion system protein GspM, with translation MWMQINQAWSALAVRERRLLIGLAVFLTGFMFYQLLWLPIQNAQQQAHAALQKSQADWQWLNEQAPKIVEKSATGRATVLTDPLAFNSKTALIDSVQQTLRVQNLLRAAQGIEPTAQGVKVRFAQVDAPRLFAWLAALEQQGLVASRLDITPISPGLTQAEVQFDVLADALRNAGTNAPGAR, from the coding sequence ATGTGGATGCAAATTAACCAGGCCTGGTCAGCTTTAGCGGTGCGCGAACGCCGATTATTAATAGGTTTGGCGGTATTTTTAACGGGATTTATGTTTTATCAACTGCTGTGGTTGCCTATTCAAAATGCTCAACAACAAGCGCATGCAGCCTTGCAAAAATCTCAAGCCGATTGGCAGTGGCTTAACGAACAAGCCCCTAAAATAGTCGAAAAAAGTGCAACGGGAAGGGCAACGGTGCTTACAGACCCACTTGCGTTTAACAGTAAAACCGCCTTAATCGACAGCGTGCAACAAACGCTGCGTGTGCAAAATTTATTGCGCGCCGCCCAAGGTATTGAGCCTACCGCACAAGGGGTTAAAGTCCGGTTTGCTCAAGTAGATGCTCCGCGCTTATTTGCCTGGTTGGCCGCTCTTGAGCAACAAGGCTTGGTGGCGAGTCGCTTAGATATTACTCCCATTTCGCCCGGCTTAACCCAGGCCGAAGTGCAGTTTGACGTGTTAGCAGATGCCTTGCGCAATGCCGGCACCAACGCACCAGGTGCGCGTTAA
- the gspL gene encoding type II secretion system protein GspL yields MLQNVLPKAAQPPKRGTAITPVSVKFTQDDTLVVESLARTVTLPSEVDALLAELKAQGVLKSAVVTVWVPTQSVLLTQVSVPGKRKADWQAALPYALEESLSQPIEQFHIVSFARDTHAGNTVFCAVVERQKMLTWQAGLNAAGLEHAQLVPDCFALDWPFNPTNNPANLKSTDQAWLVYTTNQSTLHTVRTGFYSGFACDHAWFEQIRHLPEHQNKTLQAVEPTFTSASVLSALSLTKGDFKAQSVWGAGVKRLRWAGGLVALMLVTSMLATHWQTQRLAAQADVYQTQTHALFKQLFPDVKRVVNVRAQTNSRLKDQPTNRTQTSPMQMMRALEITVLKNPEVTLKKIALQPVKNGQRMSVQVSAANAAALQTLVSVSEAADVLTPGTANMSNKSNMANITFSLELKNVTATLAEGVLYVDAN; encoded by the coding sequence GTGTTACAGAACGTGTTACCCAAAGCCGCGCAGCCCCCTAAACGCGGGACAGCCATAACGCCCGTGAGCGTTAAATTTACTCAAGACGACACGCTGGTAGTGGAATCGTTGGCGCGTACCGTCACGTTGCCCAGTGAGGTGGACGCATTATTGGCAGAACTTAAGGCACAGGGCGTTTTAAAAAGCGCGGTGGTCACCGTATGGGTTCCCACTCAGTCGGTACTGTTAACCCAAGTGAGCGTGCCAGGAAAACGTAAAGCCGATTGGCAAGCGGCGTTGCCTTATGCGTTAGAAGAGAGTTTGTCGCAACCCATTGAGCAGTTTCATATCGTGAGCTTTGCGCGCGATACCCATGCAGGCAATACGGTGTTTTGTGCCGTGGTCGAACGCCAAAAAATGCTTACCTGGCAAGCCGGTTTAAACGCCGCAGGACTCGAACACGCCCAGTTGGTGCCAGATTGTTTTGCATTGGATTGGCCGTTTAACCCAACAAACAATCCAGCCAATCTTAAATCGACTGACCAGGCCTGGTTGGTTTATACGACCAACCAATCTACTTTACACACTGTGCGCACCGGTTTCTACAGCGGTTTTGCGTGCGACCATGCCTGGTTTGAGCAAATTAGGCATTTGCCAGAACATCAAAATAAGACACTGCAGGCGGTTGAACCAACATTTACATCGGCCAGTGTCCTGTCGGCATTAAGTTTAACCAAGGGCGATTTTAAAGCCCAATCAGTATGGGGCGCGGGCGTTAAACGTTTGCGTTGGGCGGGCGGTTTAGTGGCGCTTATGCTGGTTACGTCCATGTTGGCGACACATTGGCAGACCCAGCGATTAGCCGCGCAAGCAGATGTGTATCAAACCCAAACTCACGCGCTGTTTAAGCAGTTGTTTCCAGATGTAAAGCGCGTGGTCAACGTGCGGGCTCAAACCAACAGTCGCTTAAAAGACCAACCAACCAACCGTACCCAAACCTCACCGATGCAGATGATGCGCGCGCTAGAAATCACAGTGCTTAAAAACCCCGAGGTTACGCTTAAAAAAATAGCGCTGCAACCGGTTAAAAATGGTCAGCGTATGAGCGTGCAAGTCAGTGCCGCCAATGCCGCGGCGTTGCAAACGTTAGTGAGTGTGAGTGAGGCGGCAGACGTCCTAACGCCCGGTACTGCCAATATGTCTAATAAGTCTAACATGGCTAATATAACGTTTAGTTTAGAGCTTAAAAACGTCACCGCAACCTTGGCAGAAGGAGTGTTGTATGTGGATGCAAATTAA
- the gspN gene encoding type II secretion system protein N, whose product MSAQSYASSHGKPHAKTFNGMRSKKAFVQGLLLFSVGLVVSVGYHLPAAWVQSTLNLPSAAWQAQSTQGTLWQGQTHLLTLNPRTVVGLVDWQVSPSALFWGDLALRLNVNRENASPGITLKTHASVPLTALFNASNPYSLNVNALNGQIDLTAMYAHLSALGVQVATAKGATRGGTLHFEDMSANVNLPNLWPTQWAGSVRISQLELLGSTMPDLIVTPSIDNDKVVLSLASAQTDSQANSTSNSQSNAWQLSGKIVFTQAHVTSPSITTERSIHYQIDLTLTAQSAQQMPDWASFMNLKSPTVAILSAQGAL is encoded by the coding sequence ATGAGTGCTCAATCTTATGCCAGTTCTCATGGTAAACCCCATGCAAAAACCTTTAATGGCATGCGCTCTAAAAAAGCGTTTGTGCAAGGGTTGTTGCTGTTTAGTGTAGGTTTGGTCGTGTCGGTAGGTTATCACTTGCCAGCGGCATGGGTGCAAAGTACCTTAAACTTGCCCAGTGCCGCATGGCAAGCTCAGTCCACTCAAGGTACGCTGTGGCAAGGGCAAACTCACCTGCTCACTTTAAACCCGCGTACCGTGGTGGGGTTGGTTGACTGGCAGGTATCACCAAGCGCCCTTTTTTGGGGCGATTTAGCGTTAAGGCTAAATGTAAACCGTGAAAATGCATCACCCGGCATCACCCTAAAGACTCACGCAAGCGTACCTTTAACCGCGTTGTTTAATGCGTCTAACCCATATTCTTTAAACGTGAACGCACTTAATGGCCAAATAGATTTAACGGCCATGTACGCGCATTTAAGCGCGTTGGGTGTTCAAGTTGCAACCGCAAAAGGCGCCACACGCGGCGGAACACTGCACTTTGAAGATATGTCGGCCAACGTTAATTTACCCAATTTATGGCCAACACAATGGGCTGGTTCAGTGCGTATTAGCCAGCTTGAACTCTTAGGCAGTACCATGCCTGACCTTATTGTTACACCGAGTATCGACAACGACAAAGTAGTTCTTTCTTTGGCCTCGGCTCAAACCGATAGCCAAGCTAACAGTACCAGTAATAGCCAAAGTAACGCTTGGCAATTGTCGGGTAAAATAGTCTTTACGCAAGCGCACGTTACATCACCGTCAATCACAACCGAGCGCAGCATACATTACCAAATTGATCTCACGCTCACCGCGCAATCGGCACAGCAAATGCCCGATTGGGCCAGTTTTATGAACCTAAAAAGCCCCACAGTTGCCATATTAAGCGCGCAAGGAGCCCTGTAA
- a CDS encoding S8 family serine peptidase has product MKQINITRPGDSLNNTVKRIIAIGLLGMLGLLSACGGGGGGGSSTPPPPPDTPITAINDPFIEHQWSLYNSGQAALVYDGTGGVPGADINVFGAGEGVDAYAQGFTGDGVHLAIIDEGMEIGHEDLSPNVVLNGSYNFSNNGKSLFDPTSTFVDGDHGTSVAGLSGARGGNSLGIWGVAPSVELHGFNFLASQEFNEELAALGYKESADQFVGLTSTQIDVFNKSYGRNPDYVPEGTELTYYQTIMDALEWGTNNLRALKGAVYVKAAGNEFYSDSGSCANGMTCYNVNMETEHATPFQMVVGAFNASDRRASYSNTGSALWLSAPGGEFGVESPTLVTTDQSGCTIGYSRTNTPYGIVPFDDGAQGTGNESCNYFSRFNGTSSSTAMVSGAAALLLEANPNLTWRDVKHVLASTARQIDPDLSSKTLAVNSTSVVLENGWVTNNAGIKYSNAYGFGALNVDAAITLARTNYSPLLAMQTVSTPVFSLSTDNEIPDFNAAGLSKITTVNSTLTAESVLLTLSIVGRDSNTEGNVAHNIDLSDYQILLTSPSGTQSIVLTPFNAYLPHYDMNNLMLISHAFYGEALNGNWTVTVRDLDNSTNGTGLGKLVNWSLTLYGH; this is encoded by the coding sequence ATGAAGCAAATAAACATCACAAGGCCTGGTGACTCTTTAAATAACACCGTTAAACGCATTATCGCCATTGGGTTACTAGGGATGCTAGGGTTGCTATCGGCTTGTGGCGGCGGGGGAGGAGGAGGTTCTTCAACGCCGCCACCGCCACCCGATACGCCTATTACGGCCATCAATGATCCGTTTATTGAACACCAATGGTCGTTGTATAACAGCGGCCAAGCTGCGTTGGTGTATGACGGAACCGGTGGTGTGCCGGGTGCTGATATTAACGTGTTTGGTGCGGGTGAAGGGGTAGACGCTTACGCGCAAGGCTTTACCGGCGATGGTGTCCATTTGGCAATTATCGATGAAGGTATGGAGATTGGCCATGAAGATTTAAGCCCCAATGTGGTGCTCAATGGTTCATATAATTTTTCTAATAATGGTAAAAGTCTATTTGACCCAACGTCAACGTTTGTTGATGGTGATCACGGCACAAGCGTAGCGGGGTTATCCGGTGCGCGTGGCGGAAACAGCCTAGGAATTTGGGGCGTTGCCCCAAGCGTTGAGTTGCATGGTTTTAATTTTTTAGCGTCGCAAGAATTTAACGAAGAGTTAGCGGCTTTGGGTTACAAAGAGTCGGCTGATCAGTTTGTAGGACTTACCTCTACCCAAATCGATGTATTTAATAAAAGCTATGGTCGTAATCCTGATTATGTTCCTGAGGGCACTGAGTTGACGTATTACCAAACCATCATGGACGCATTGGAATGGGGTACAAATAATCTTCGCGCGTTAAAAGGCGCGGTGTACGTTAAAGCAGCTGGTAATGAATTTTACAGCGACTCTGGCAGTTGCGCTAATGGTATGACCTGTTACAACGTCAATATGGAAACCGAACACGCCACACCGTTTCAAATGGTGGTGGGGGCGTTTAACGCCAGTGATCGCCGAGCAAGCTATTCCAACACGGGTTCGGCACTCTGGTTATCGGCGCCGGGTGGCGAGTTTGGTGTTGAAAGTCCAACTTTAGTCACCACGGATCAAAGTGGTTGCACGATTGGTTACAGTCGAACCAACACGCCGTACGGCATCGTGCCCTTTGACGATGGAGCGCAAGGCACTGGCAATGAGTCGTGCAATTATTTTTCACGCTTTAACGGCACGTCTTCATCTACTGCCATGGTCAGTGGCGCGGCGGCTTTGTTGTTAGAGGCCAATCCTAATTTAACTTGGCGCGACGTTAAGCATGTACTGGCCAGCACAGCTCGCCAAATTGATCCCGATTTAAGCTCAAAAACCCTTGCGGTAAACAGCACAAGCGTGGTGTTAGAAAATGGTTGGGTCACCAATAATGCGGGCATAAAGTACAGCAATGCTTATGGCTTTGGGGCGCTTAATGTCGACGCTGCCATTACCCTGGCGCGCACTAATTACAGCCCATTGCTGGCCATGCAAACCGTCAGCACACCGGTTTTTTCTTTAAGCACTGACAACGAAATCCCCGATTTTAACGCCGCAGGTTTAAGCAAAATCACCACGGTTAATTCAACCCTAACCGCCGAAAGCGTGCTGTTAACGCTCAGCATTGTTGGGCGCGACAGCAATACAGAAGGCAATGTTGCCCATAATATTGACCTAAGCGATTATCAAATTCTTTTAACCTCGCCGTCGGGCACGCAAAGTATTGTGCTTACCCCGTTTAACGCCTATTTGCCGCATTACGACATGAACAACCTTATGCTTATTAGCCATGCGTTTTACGGCGAGGCTCTAAATGGCAATTGGACAGTGACCGTGCGCGATTTGGACAACAGTACCAATGGAACAGGTTTGGGCAAGTTAGTTAATTGGTCGTTGACGCTGTACGGTCACTAA
- the gspG gene encoding type II secretion system major pseudopilin GspG produces MQTTQEINRSGFKHHAQRGFTLIELMVVVVILAVLAGLVVPKLMERPDEARLVKVKQDISAISSALQLYKLDNYIYPSTDQGIEALVTLPEQEPVPKNWKALLDSVPLDPWGNPYLYLMPGEHGEFDLFSYGADGVEGGEGINATQGNWVEKKDE; encoded by the coding sequence ATGCAAACAACGCAAGAAATCAACCGTAGCGGTTTTAAACACCACGCCCAACGCGGTTTTACCTTAATTGAACTGATGGTGGTGGTGGTTATTTTAGCGGTCTTAGCTGGCCTGGTGGTTCCCAAACTGATGGAACGCCCAGACGAAGCGCGTTTGGTCAAGGTTAAGCAAGACATCAGCGCTATTTCGTCGGCTCTGCAGTTGTATAAATTAGACAACTACATTTACCCCTCTACTGATCAGGGTATTGAGGCCTTGGTGACGTTGCCCGAGCAAGAGCCCGTGCCAAAAAATTGGAAAGCGTTATTGGACAGCGTGCCGTTGGATCCTTGGGGCAACCCATATTTGTATTTAATGCCGGGTGAGCATGGCGAGTTTGACCTGTTTAGCTACGGTGCCGATGGTGTAGAGGGCGGCGAAGGCATTAACGCTACGCAAGGTAATTGGGTCGAGAAAAAAGATGAATAA
- the gspJ gene encoding type II secretion system minor pseudopilin GspJ, which produces MSRVQFCIAPCITSCVKPCEKLKYVQRGFTLIELLIALAVSAVIAALAYQSVNGMVKVQSAMQEHTDRSGQVQRAIWWMEQDFIQMVPRPILDGLGSSLPALQYRADLGLELSRLAQFPTPNASGGLLRVGYELEDETLVRFVWPVLDRAPDTQPTRQVVLTGVKRFTVRFLKALPSANDLMEPGIESWVEVWPQTWTGEALTPVIISATSTAANSSSKDALTALPVLTEVQIELDDLGIITRLFRGVDAVDWSTTVRGTQVVNDIENDASGDTTGDKTSDATGEVETDAGLTINADVPGITDSLSPEATP; this is translated from the coding sequence GTGAGTCGCGTTCAATTTTGCATAGCACCATGCATAACATCGTGCGTAAAGCCGTGCGAAAAGCTCAAGTACGTTCAGCGCGGTTTTACCTTAATTGAGTTGCTGATTGCCCTAGCGGTGTCGGCGGTGATTGCCGCCTTGGCCTATCAATCTGTAAACGGCATGGTTAAGGTGCAAAGCGCGATGCAAGAACATACCGACCGCAGTGGTCAAGTGCAACGCGCGATATGGTGGATGGAACAAGATTTTATTCAAATGGTGCCGCGGCCTATTTTGGACGGTTTGGGTTCGAGCTTACCGGCTTTACAGTACCGTGCCGATTTAGGGTTAGAGTTAAGCCGTTTGGCACAGTTTCCCACCCCCAATGCTTCGGGTGGATTACTGCGAGTGGGTTATGAGTTAGAAGATGAAACGCTGGTGCGCTTTGTGTGGCCGGTGTTAGACCGTGCGCCCGACACCCAACCAACCCGTCAAGTGGTGTTAACCGGGGTTAAGCGTTTTACTGTGCGGTTTTTAAAAGCACTTCCCAGTGCCAATGATTTGATGGAACCTGGGATTGAATCTTGGGTAGAGGTTTGGCCACAAACTTGGACCGGCGAGGCGCTTACCCCAGTTATAATTTCTGCCACTAGCACCGCTGCCAATTCATCCAGCAAAGATGCCTTAACGGCTTTGCCGGTGTTAACCGAGGTGCAAATAGAGTTGGATGATTTGGGCATAATTACCCGACTGTTTAGGGGCGTAGACGCCGTAGATTGGAGCACCACGGTACGTGGCACGCAAGTCGTAAACGACATTGAAAACGATGCAAGCGGCGATACAACTGGCGATAAAACCAGCGATGCAACCGGCGAGGTTGAAACCGACGCTGGTTTAACCATTAACGCCGATGTGCCGGGTATAACCGATTCGTTATCGCCCGAGGCAACGCCATGA
- the gspK gene encoding type II secretion system minor pseudopilin GspK, producing MKQARHHGASQRGFALLTVLVIVALVAIMASNVLYEQYAQIKRSTHMLHQAQSLSVAYGLESWVKKGLKVDAQNNATDHLTEVWAQPMAPMAFEGGEVSGQLVDLNGRLNINNLADTDEVMRGLWYAMFTRYAARQGLDFSLSDVLTDWVDTDDEPMPLGAESDAYLLLNPAYRAANRPFSMLSELKNVQGFATLEPLKWQAVLNDLAALPSVSSINVNTASKVTLLVLADWITDAMVDSWLQRRQTEPAQTVEEFTAFLQTQSGFTQAEVALDFPDGVLSVQSQYFLLKAQVDYGVAQQAVFGLFYRKSPTDVSLVQRWLSVTERVTQSRAAP from the coding sequence ATGAAACAGGCTCGGCATCATGGTGCCTCACAGCGCGGTTTTGCGTTGTTAACAGTCTTGGTCATTGTGGCGTTGGTGGCTATCATGGCCAGCAATGTGTTGTATGAACAATACGCGCAAATTAAACGCAGTACCCATATGTTGCACCAAGCGCAATCGCTGTCGGTGGCGTATGGGTTAGAAAGTTGGGTTAAAAAGGGTTTAAAAGTCGACGCGCAAAATAACGCCACCGACCATTTAACCGAAGTGTGGGCTCAACCCATGGCGCCCATGGCGTTTGAGGGTGGCGAGGTATCGGGTCAATTGGTCGATTTAAACGGCCGCCTTAATATTAACAACCTGGCCGACACCGACGAGGTAATGCGGGGTTTATGGTACGCTATGTTTACACGTTACGCGGCGCGCCAAGGGCTAGATTTTAGCCTAAGCGATGTGTTAACCGATTGGGTAGACACCGACGATGAGCCTATGCCATTGGGCGCCGAAAGTGACGCTTATTTATTGCTTAATCCAGCGTATCGTGCGGCTAACAGACCTTTTAGCATGTTAAGTGAGTTAAAAAATGTGCAGGGTTTTGCCACGCTCGAACCGTTAAAGTGGCAGGCCGTATTAAACGATTTGGCGGCATTGCCCAGTGTAAGCTCCATTAATGTTAATACGGCATCAAAAGTAACCTTATTGGTGCTGGCCGACTGGATAACCGATGCGATGGTAGACAGTTGGTTACAGCGCCGGCAAACCGAGCCGGCGCAGACCGTCGAAGAGTTTACAGCGTTTTTACAAACCCAAAGCGGGTTTACGCAAGCCGAAGTAGCGCTTGATTTTCCTGATGGGGTGTTAAGCGTGCAAAGCCAGTATTTTTTGCTTAAAGCGCAGGTCGATTACGGCGTGGCACAGCAAGCCGTATTTGGGTTGTTTTATCGAAAAAGTCCAACAGACGTTAGCTTAGTACAAAGGTGGTTAAGTGTTACAGAACGTGTTACCCAAAGCCGCGCAGCCCCCTAA
- the gspF gene encoding type II secretion system inner membrane protein GspF, with protein MAVFEYRALTQQGQTTKGVLEGDGERQIRQMLRDQGLSPIEIRALDGSKKSAGQASGRAQQTHQAWFGAKIKVDELALFTRELYTLLDAGIPLNQALKSLAGQAESKTLTRFLSSLHTRVSEGYSLATAMEMAPAKVSHDIIATIQAGEESGHLDKVLSRLADAVEQRDQLNKKMKTALIYPALMVVVAVLIVFFLMVYVVPKVVSVFDNMQQALPPLTQGLLSVSEFVQNQWPLMLVAAVALWLWSIWLMRQAKWRFKVHTLMMNAPGLKRFLIYAATARWARTLGVLLSSGVPIKDALTISAEVMTLDPMKQAVLKMVTQVREGKTVGTAMTDAGFFPPLLLNLVKTGEGKGQLDNMLLKGAKHYELSVETAAATLVSILEPMLIIIMGGVVLTIVLAIMMPIFEMNQMVG; from the coding sequence ATGGCGGTATTTGAATACAGAGCCTTAACCCAGCAAGGTCAAACCACCAAAGGGGTGTTGGAGGGCGATGGTGAGCGTCAAATTAGACAAATGTTGCGTGATCAAGGTTTAAGTCCGATTGAAATTCGTGCCTTAGACGGCTCTAAAAAGTCGGCAGGGCAAGCCAGTGGGCGCGCTCAACAAACTCACCAGGCCTGGTTTGGTGCCAAAATTAAGGTCGATGAACTGGCGCTGTTTACCCGCGAACTTTACACCTTGTTGGATGCGGGGATTCCGCTAAATCAGGCGCTTAAATCGTTGGCCGGTCAGGCTGAATCTAAAACCTTAACGCGCTTTTTAAGCAGTTTGCACACGCGGGTGTCCGAGGGGTATTCGTTAGCCACGGCGATGGAAATGGCTCCGGCCAAAGTGTCGCACGACATTATTGCCACCATTCAAGCCGGTGAAGAGAGTGGCCATTTAGACAAAGTATTGTCGCGTTTAGCGGATGCGGTAGAACAGCGCGATCAGCTGAATAAAAAGATGAAAACCGCCTTGATTTACCCCGCCTTAATGGTGGTGGTGGCGGTATTGATTGTGTTTTTTTTAATGGTGTATGTGGTGCCCAAAGTGGTGAGCGTGTTTGACAACATGCAACAAGCCCTGCCGCCGTTAACCCAAGGGTTATTGAGCGTGAGCGAGTTTGTACAGAACCAATGGCCGCTTATGTTGGTGGCGGCTGTGGCACTTTGGTTGTGGAGTATTTGGTTGATGCGTCAAGCCAAATGGCGCTTTAAGGTGCACACCCTAATGATGAACGCCCCTGGCTTAAAACGCTTTTTAATTTACGCCGCCACCGCGCGTTGGGCGCGTACCTTGGGGGTGTTGTTGTCCAGTGGCGTGCCCATTAAAGATGCGCTGACCATTTCGGCCGAGGTGATGACCCTTGACCCCATGAAACAAGCGGTGTTAAAAATGGTGACCCAAGTGCGTGAAGGTAAAACGGTGGGCACGGCCATGACCGATGCGGGGTTTTTTCCGCCGTTGTTGCTTAATTTGGTTAAAACGGGCGAGGGCAAAGGCCAGCTGGACAACATGCTGTTAAAAGGCGCAAAGCATTACGAGTTGTCGGTTGAAACCGCCGCCGCCACATTGGTCAGTATTTTAGAACCCATGCTGATTATTATTATGGGCGGGGTGGTACTCACCATTGTGTTGGCGATTATGATGCCGATTTTTGAAATGAATCAAATGGTGGGTTAA
- a CDS encoding prepilin-type N-terminal cleavage/methylation domain-containing protein, which translates to MNWVNVASAKVHRQRGFTLIELMVVVVIMAVVLSVGMLSLRPSDSAILNTQQGQLKSALRLVSDYAAFEQRLYLMAPTQDGLTTYVLTDQAWSVSSQVAFLPWQAGLSVEWNTDLTFAQQNQLPQAGWLFWPSGEVLPGEVKIQLDGQTQLTSNAKGGKVAGVTTVVWDGLLNFETSL; encoded by the coding sequence ATGAACTGGGTCAATGTCGCATCGGCTAAAGTACACCGCCAACGTGGGTTTACTTTAATTGAGTTGATGGTGGTGGTGGTGATTATGGCAGTGGTCTTAAGCGTTGGCATGCTGTCGTTGCGACCCAGTGATTCGGCTATTTTAAACACGCAGCAAGGTCAGCTTAAAAGTGCATTGCGTTTAGTCAGTGATTACGCGGCGTTTGAGCAAAGGCTGTATTTAATGGCACCCACCCAAGACGGTTTAACCACGTATGTACTCACTGACCAGGCCTGGTCGGTGTCATCCCAAGTGGCTTTTTTGCCTTGGCAAGCAGGCCTAAGCGTGGAATGGAACACCGATTTAACCTTTGCCCAACAAAACCAATTGCCCCAAGCCGGTTGGCTGTTTTGGCCCAGTGGCGAGGTTTTACCCGGCGAGGTTAAGATACAGTTGGACGGACAAACTCAATTAACCTCCAATGCAAAAGGCGGTAAGGTTGCCGGGGTGACCACGGTAGTGTGGGATGGTTTGTTAAACTTTGAGACGTCGCTGTGA
- the gspI gene encoding type II secretion system minor pseudopilin GspI — protein sequence MNNIGTNTLTLAVPLTRHVQRGFTLIEVMMALAIVAIALSAVSRTMGMSVSNQAQLETKVAATWLAQNELLRVQLMPGLRSEAVQTHDFMGRTWQSELTTEPTLLPGVVKAQMRITEQHVVLQSESKSASQRFSKTQAHATLVSVVGE from the coding sequence GTGAACAACATTGGCACAAATACCCTAACATTGGCCGTGCCATTAACGCGGCATGTCCAGCGGGGTTTTACCCTAATTGAAGTGATGATGGCGTTGGCGATTGTGGCCATTGCTTTAAGTGCGGTAAGCCGCACCATGGGGATGTCGGTTAGCAATCAAGCCCAGTTAGAGACCAAAGTGGCCGCCACCTGGTTGGCGCAAAACGAACTGCTTAGAGTGCAGTTAATGCCAGGTTTGCGCTCCGAAGCCGTACAAACCCATGATTTTATGGGGCGCACGTGGCAAAGCGAACTCACTACCGAACCCACGTTATTGCCCGGAGTGGTTAAAGCCCAAATGCGCATTACCGAACAACATGTGGTATTGCAATCCGAGTCTAAATCCGCATCGCAAAGGTTTTCTAAAACACAAGCGCACGCCACGTTAGTCAGCGTGGTGGGCGAGTGA